A genomic region of Acidobacteriota bacterium contains the following coding sequences:
- a CDS encoding VWA domain-containing protein — MLIDSLRDEDRFELLAFASEVRSIVSGPAAATATCRREAVAELRKLKAGGATEMTQAFVHALKPLRDGAQRQIVLLTDGYIGFEAEVIGKVMAARDAGVRVHVAGIGAAPNRALTRGVSRAGAGVEVIADGEISPEVAQVAAERILRATVGPVVTGLEIAGDAVLGVAPARGVDVLSGRPAVVAVRLRPEGGTIRIRGTRPGGDIWETERRVPSRGEAADGKAARVSDLPIGALFGREAVADVEAKMAAAGRGEAAGFAAEIEALGMRHRIATARTSLVAISEEPSVDPKAPRRRERLPVELPHGVSAEGVGFAGAAGMTMAGAADTGSFVSRMAMAPEAFARRPRIPFDRMDPSTVYEVRGAYGPSTDSGRRYDRRYSLAARILRSEGSRILLEFECPDDGFELPEPGHVMAATFEDGRRFTASVEDQGTTRTGPHARGLVLRLALVAPPGSAWPATAFGLLWIRPAGPQNPDGSIDLDLYTLTITT, encoded by the coding sequence GTGCTCATCGACAGCCTCCGCGACGAGGACCGATTCGAGCTCCTCGCCTTCGCGAGCGAGGTGAGATCCATCGTCTCAGGCCCCGCCGCGGCGACGGCGACGTGCCGGAGGGAGGCGGTGGCGGAGCTGAGAAAGCTGAAGGCCGGAGGCGCCACCGAGATGACGCAGGCCTTCGTCCACGCGCTGAAGCCCCTCAGGGACGGCGCGCAGCGCCAGATCGTGCTCCTCACCGACGGGTACATCGGCTTCGAGGCGGAGGTGATCGGGAAGGTGATGGCCGCGCGCGACGCGGGGGTGCGCGTGCACGTCGCCGGCATCGGCGCGGCGCCGAACCGCGCGCTGACGCGCGGCGTGTCGCGCGCGGGGGCGGGGGTCGAAGTGATTGCGGATGGGGAGATCTCCCCGGAGGTCGCGCAGGTCGCGGCGGAGAGGATCCTCCGCGCGACGGTCGGGCCGGTCGTGACGGGGCTCGAGATCGCAGGCGACGCCGTCCTCGGCGTGGCGCCGGCGCGCGGCGTCGATGTCCTGTCGGGACGGCCGGCGGTCGTGGCGGTGAGGCTGCGCCCCGAGGGGGGGACGATCCGCATCCGCGGGACGCGGCCGGGCGGGGATATCTGGGAGACGGAGAGAAGGGTGCCGTCTCGCGGCGAAGCGGCGGACGGAAAGGCCGCGCGCGTGAGCGATCTGCCGATCGGGGCGCTCTTCGGGCGCGAGGCGGTGGCCGACGTCGAGGCGAAGATGGCGGCGGCCGGGCGAGGCGAGGCGGCGGGATTTGCGGCGGAGATCGAAGCGCTCGGGATGCGCCACCGCATCGCGACGGCGCGGACGAGCCTCGTCGCGATCTCGGAGGAGCCGAGCGTGGATCCGAAGGCGCCGAGGCGGCGCGAGAGGCTTCCGGTCGAGCTGCCGCACGGCGTGTCGGCGGAGGGGGTCGGGTTCGCGGGGGCGGCGGGGATGACGATGGCGGGCGCGGCGGACACCGGCTCGTTCGTGTCGAGGATGGCGATGGCGCCGGAGGCTTTCGCGAGGAGGCCGCGGATCCCGTTCGATCGCATGGACCCGAGTACCGTCTATGAGGTGCGGGGTGCGTACGGACCCTCGACGGACTCAGGCCGTCGCTACGATCGACGGTACTCCCTCGCCGCCCGCATCCTCCGCTCCGAAGGAAGCCGCATCCTGCTCGAGTTCGAGTGCCCCGACGACGGCTTCGAGCTCCCCGAGCCGGGCCATGTCATGGCGGCGACCTTCGAGGACGGGCGTCGGTTCACGGCGTCCGTCGAGGATCAAGGGACGACTCGGACGGGGCCGCACGCGCGCGGGCTGGTCCTCCGTCTCGCCCTGGTCGCGCCGCCGGGGAGCGCGTGGCCGGCGACAGCGTTCGGCCTGTTGTGGATCCGTCCCGCCGGTCCTCAGAACCCTGACGGCTCGATCGACCTGGATCTGTACACGCTGACCATCACCACATGA
- a CDS encoding type II toxin-antitoxin system HicB family antitoxin gives MRLKVELEQEEDGRWIAEALDLPGVMTYGQTQDEAMARVQALALRVIADRLRAT, from the coding sequence ATGCGGCTCAAGGTCGAGCTCGAGCAGGAAGAAGACGGTCGCTGGATCGCCGAAGCCCTGGACCTGCCGGGCGTCATGACGTACGGGCAGACCCAGGATGAAGCCATGGCCAGAGTTCAGGCGCTGGCGCTGCGAGTTATCGCCGACCGCCTTCGCGCTACTTGA